A segment of the Vibrio aquimaris genome:
ATGATTTTATATAGCTTTAACGGTGCGCTCTATTCGTGAGGGAATCCTTATCTCTTGGGATGTGATCGTTTCGCCAACTTGGATCATAACCGCTCCAACTCTGTCATTTTTTAAAAAGACTTTACTGTCATGATCGAACCCATAGGATGTAGAAGGACTCATAATTTGAGTGGTGTGCTGCCGCTTAGTTTGGATAAAGGAATGCCCATGACCGCATATAATATGTTGAATATTTTCATTATTTAAAACAGAGGTCGCGACTTCTTTCTGATTTTCTAAGCCGATTTCATTGAACCAATCACAGTCATTTTCAAAAATGGGGTGATGTATAACTACCACTGTCTCTTGGTTGGCATCATCAATTCTTTTAATGTCTTTACTGGCAACTCGGCCTGCCCCTAGCATCATTGCCTTTTTCGGCTTTTTGCTAGAGTCAATAAACATGAAATTAAACCTCTCTATGGATACCTGTTCAGCCACTTTTATCCATGTGTCTTTGAAAGCAGATTTAATCATATCTATGCAGTCATGATTACCCGCGATTGCATATATATTGGGCGTGCTAATGTGCTCAGAAATTAAACGAGCAAAGATTTGATACTGAGGTATAGTTGGGCTTTCGCAAATATCCCCAGTGATAAATAGATAGTCAAACTTTAAACGATTGATAAAGTCTAATGTATGAACCAACGCTTTCTCAGCGTTAGCTTTATTTAGATTAAAATGACAATCACTAATTTGAACTATGGTTTTCATTTCTAAGCTTCTCTATTTAATAAGCGACTGAAAAGCCGCCACTAACTCGCGCAGGACTTTCTTTATTGCGGCCGATAGTAGCATGATAAGACGTTTATCATTGCTCATTTAAACTAAGATTTTTGGGTCTAGCGCTACGCTAGACCTTTCTGGCATCTTCGCATAAATTACTGTCTCGACTGGCGATTTATATCAATAGCAAAACACGACTTATTGACTGTGAACTGAGCTTATTTTCCTGAGTTTATGACATCTACATTAATACTCTTAACCACATCCCCTAAAGCAAAAACTGTGTTACTTTCGAACGAGACTTTAGTTTTTGGCATTAGTGAAAAGTCAAAAGAGCCAGAAACCCAAACTTCATTGAGCTGCACACTTCCTTTTTGAACATAAATATCGGAAGTACAAACATCGCAGAGGTTTCTTTGAATATCATTAACAACCCATACTTTACCTGAAGGAACCGTGTATAGCTGAGTGTTATCCAAACTCTTTGCATTCACAGAGACTGAAAAAAATATAACTAACCAGAACCACAAATTTTTCACCATCTTCATAAACTGGTTTGATAGCTTTGTCATTTGGTGAGGCTTTTTTAAGTGTGTATTTAAGGTAAGTTTATTTTTTCAACTAAGTATTCACTAAACTCCGAGTACTCATCAATCAAACAATCACACATATTTAATGTCTCGGCTTCAGTACCTAAAATTTCAAAATTATCAAACCTACATTTTTCTTTTACATACTTATATGTGACTGAAAGCAAATCAGAAACGACAGCTTCATTATAATTGCCTTTGGACAAATCATCAGCATGGTTCTGTATATCTTTTTTTAAAGAATCGATTTTGATATCACATTGCTTTTGCTTTTCAAAAAGCCAGTTCGCGCTAGCTTCACTCATCGCGTTAAGTTGGAAACTCACACAATAAAGCCATAAAACCATTATTAATTTAGCCACTTCAACCTCGCCTTCATTCTTTCTGGTGGAATATTATCTAAATTTTTTATAGCGTTATAAAAATTTTCGTAATCGTTTGAGTTTTTGTCTAAAACCAAGGCCGGTATAAATTCCCTTCTACTACGACCATGATTATCTCCTCTATAAGTCAAATCAATAAGAACATCTTTTACTTTCAGAGGAAGTTCATTCCAACCAACATCACCGTATGCCCTTTTAACATCAGGCTTTGTTAGCAAAATTCGGGTTTTCTCTTCCATATACGCATAAACTTCGTTAAACATTAGGTGTTGTTGTTTACGGGTTAGGGTGAGTGTTTTGTTGTCCAGCCCTGAGTTATTCAACGATTCAAGGGCGGCTTCTTTTTGTATACCTTCGACGCTTAGTAACCAGTTTGAAAGGGCTGGCGTCAACCCAGATTTTTGGAATAACTCTCTTAGATTCAATGCAGAAGGTGATTGTCCTGTAGCACCCGTGGGGGGATTACCCACGTCTAAACCTCGGCCAATTGTAACACCAGATCGACCGACCACCACGCCACTATTATTAGGAACATGAGCTTTCCTAGAAAAATAGTACGAAGATTCAATGTCATCACCTTCATTATTAAAGGTAAATTGTCCTCTTGGCACTGTTAACCACTTCTCGTCCATCTCATCATCAACAAACTTCCAACCTTCTTTAACAGCCTCATCTAGAGCAAGAATGGTATTTTTGCCGACAATCCCATCAATGTCACCAAATTGGTAACTTTTATGCGTGGTATGTGTAGGTTTATAGTGGGTTTGAAACTGTTTAACGGCGCCTTCTGTCGCACGGCCAAAATCGCCATCTGCACCAAATGAACCTAATTCAAAGCCGCAGTCAATCAAAGCCTGTTGGACTTTTTTGATCTCTTCAGTATTTGTAGAGCCCTTTTTAAGGGCGTTAAACTTACCGGCCGCTAGCTCATTAAGCGGCTTGGATTCTTTTAGCGATGATTTGAGGATCAGTTCATCTTCAGGGTTATTTTTCGCAGAGTCAGCGGCTTGTTGGCGCTCTCTTAAAACCCGCTCACGATTTTCAGCCCATCGCTTCTCATCGCTTGCGGTATAGGTTAACTCAGCTCTGCGTTCCTGCCGTTGACGCTCTGCTCTTTCTCTTGTGGTTTCTTGTCTTTCTTGTGGAATAAAAGGGGACGATTGGTATCGCATAAGAATCTAATCACATAAATAAAAACATGATACCAAGAGTTTGAGTTGCTTATCATACCCTGCTCGCCACTCTGACACATTCACCAAGAAAATGGTTATTTTAACTATTAAAACGCTCGAAATGGCGGGTGAAGTTTCTTTTGATTGGTGTGTAGGTGGGTTATAAGCTGGCTTGGATTTGGACAAAAGCTTGTCAGTAACTTTGCTAATTTAGCTATTCACGGATAACTTCTCGTATCCCAAAGTGACGAACTGCACCTCTATGCGAGATGCCGATTTTTGAAAGCTTTTGGACATAGCCTTTTACCTCAGAACCATGGTGGCAGATTCGTTTAATACAGGATTTTTGTCAAAACATGCAAGATACCCCGAGTCTATACCGTACCACTAAGAGGTTGTTTTTGTATCTAATGGTTGGTATTTTGAACTCTAAAGGACTAATGCGTTTGTTATCTTCTGGCAGTATATCGATTATGAGACGCAGATCTATAGCCACAAACCCCATTCAATAAGGACATCAATATGGAAATTCAAGTTTGGATTACATATGTGGTAACGGTGTTGGTGTTAATGAGCACACCAGGGCCAAGTCAACTTCTTATGTTATCGAATAGTATTGGTAGTGGTTTTAGACGATCAATTTATACCGCAACTGGTGACTTGACGGCGAACTTCTTTCAGATGGTAATTGCAGCACTTGGTTTGGCCACGGTTATTGCAAACTCACAACATTTTTTTACCATTGTGAAATGGGGTGGTGTAGCGTATCTGCTTTATTTAGGCATGAAGTTATTGTTATCAAGTCCAGGCAACTCCATTGAGCAACAAGGTCAACAACGCTCTAAGTCCTCTCTTTATTGGCAAGGTTTTATAACATCAGCAGCCAACCCGAAAGCAGTAGTTTTCTTTGCAGCCTTGTTCCCTCAATTTATAAACCCTGAGTCAGGATTGCTCATGCAGTTTGTGGTTCTCAGCTCTACCTACTTAATAATGGATGGCGTATTCTTGTGCTGCTACGGCAAGTTTGCTGAGTCTATAGCACATAGACTACATGGGAACATGAAGCACCAGTTGGATAGAATGTCAGGTATATTTTTAGTGCTTGCAGCAGTACTGTTAGGCAATAAAGAAGTAAGTTAGCCATGAACAGACGTACGGAAACGTCAATGGGGCGATCTGTCACTGAGTCAGTGCGTTAACTTGGTAAAAGGGGGCATTTTGTGTTTAATACCCCGTCAGCACGCTTTTGGACAAAAGCAAGTTACGATCATCGCCTTAACTTGCTTCGTTTAATTAGAAAAATTAATCTCATTTAACCAGAGAGATAATTTTCTCCGTTAATTCAACCAGCTCAGATTTATCCTCACCATTGTCGTTGAAGATTGAGCGTTCAACGATTTTATCGGCTGACATTAATGGCCAAAATCTGTCGATTACATCATCAGGTTTCATTCTTATAGCATTACCAATGATTTTCTTTGCGTCGCATGTGTCCGTGTACTCAACTTCGATATTTGTTTCAGCCTTAATAAGATTGGGACAAAGATAGTTTTCTATTTCTCTTTTTTTAGTTGAATAAAACTCTCTTCCCTGTGACTCAACCTCATGCTTTCGCTTTAGAATTGATTTGACTTGTGCGGGATCGCCACCAATATCTGAATCCAGAAATACACACCAAGGTAAACCCAGATCATCAGCCAATTTATGAGTTACCCAATGTTTAACGTTACCACTACCACCTGTTTGTAAAGGTACAATACCAGCTTCGTCTAAGCAGCTTGCGACGTGCCCTGCCTCTTTTAGTGTTTTAGTGGTATGACGTAAGAACGTCACATCAGACTTACCTTCGACTAACACTACTCCCTTGGCTCTTTCCATACCTGTTTCAGGCAGAACACCAAGGCTTTCAGCTGCTACTTTAAGAACGTCATCATTTGGCATTTGGACAATAGGGATGGAATTAGCGTCTCTAGTGACGTAACGCATACCTTCAATGGGGATTAGTCCCGCTAATGCTGGGACATGGGTCGTTACCAGGATCTGGCGGCTTGGTTGATTAGCTAACTCAAGCAAGGCTTTCATTAACATTATCTGATAATTGGGATGCTGTGAGGTTTCTGGTTCTTCGATCGCGTAGATCACTTTTCTGGATGACCCAACAACTGCTTTTTCTGCTTCTGCGCGGAAAAAATTCAGCAAGATAAGCCGTCGCACACCACTACCGCGCTTATTAATTGGTATTCCATTTTCACCATCTAAAGTAAAGTTAAAAGTCCATTTGGGCTTATCTTTGAACCTTGGTGTTAATTCATTTGCAAGCTCTGGAGCCATTTCTCGTAGTTTGTCTAAAGTTCTCTCAGCAACCTCTAATACACTGGCTTCTATTTGTTTTTCCAAGTCAGATATTTGTATCTGCAAAGCGGCTTGTGCATCTTTTACTGCCTGTTGGAGCGGGTTTTTAGCTTCTGAATCACCATCACTGCTTTCTCGGTCAGCTTTAAACAAGGCAAACGTTGGTAATTGATCCTGAATCTTCCCCCAAATTGACTTGCCTTCTGTACCCAATCCTTTATCAACGTCTAGAAGTGTTTCTGCAACGTTTAAGTCGTCTGCACTTGCTCGAATAGCTTGCCGCCACATGGAAGCTACACGTTTATCTGAAACAGTATCTTCAACACCTTGCTCCTGGCCAAATTTTTTTAAGTCAGCTATCTTTAGGCCGAGTAGATTGTTAAATCCATCTTGGGTAGGATGAAGACATCGAATATAAGTTTTGTCTGCCTTGCCTGTGGTGTTTGCTTTGAAGGTTTTGACAATTTCCAGATTGCTATCGCTGTTGAGCAAAAGCTCTTCGCTCAAAGTAGTTTCAACGTTATCATCCAAAACGATACTTTCTGGTAACTCTTCAAATTCACATGCAATTTCAAATTTGATTTCTCCCGCAGCTCGCTGAAAACAATTTATATCATTCTTATCGGCCTTTACTCCTTCGGTCTCAAAAAAAATCGCGAGGGCTTCTAAAATTGTAGATTTACCATGGTCATTACGACCAACGATACCTGTCATTGTCTCATCTATAGGTATCGTTGTTGTTTGCTGATAGCCTCGAAAATTAGTGAGTTTGACGGATTTTAAGCGCATAGGTGATTTCCCTATCTCAAGTTTGCAATACAGGAATTTTAACTAATTATAAATAGTTACTGATTTAGTAGATCTTAGATATTAATATGCAACCAATCACATTTCTGTACATTAGATAACTTACGTCAAATAGGAATTTTAAATAGAGGTCAATTTTTTGATGCTAACCAGTTTTGGGGCAAAAACCTCTTACCTGCACAAAACCCTTCAGCGAATTAAAAAAGCCCCTAAACACCAATGCGCTTAGGGGCTAAATCGATTAAAGGTTTGGTCTTTATCTTGTTACGGCGTGCAGTAGGTTACGGCGTGTAGTAGGTTGCCGCGCCTGGGCCAACAGGTAAGCCGAACACAAATACCCATAGGTAGAAGAGTAGGCTCCAGCCGACGATAAAGCACAGTGAATAAGGCAGCATGGTGGCGATTAGGGTGCCAATACCGAGATTTTTCATATAGCGGGTTGCAACTGCCAGAATAAGGGCGAAGTAGCTCATCATTGGCGTGATAATATTGGTGGTCGAATCGCCAATACGATACGCCGCTTGAATGGTTTCTGGTGCGTAGCCAACTAGCATCAGCATGGGTACAAAGATAGGCGCAGTCACCGCCCACTGAGCTGAAGCTGAGCCAATCATCAGGTTAATAAAGCCACACATCAAAATAAAGGCGAAAAACAACATTGGCCCTGTTAAACCAATCTCTTGCAAAAAGTTTGCACCCGACACGGCAAATACTTGACCAAAGTTGGTCCACTTGAAAAAGGCAACAAACTGAGCGGCAAAAAACACCAGTACAATGTACATGCCCATTGAGGACATCGACTTTGACATGGCATCAATCACATCGCGGTCAGTTTTCATTGTGCCGACAACTTTGCCGTAAACCAGCCCGGGAACTGCAAAAAAGACGAAGATAAAGGCGACGATACTTTTCAAAAATGGAGAACCCGCCACTGTGCCGGTATCGGAGCGTAAAATGCCATCTTCTGGCACTATGGTCCAAGCGAGCAAAGCACACACTACCAAAACGGCAAGGCCAGCGCGTTTCATGCCTTTTTTCTCAACCTCGGTTAACTTGCCCAGTGAATCGTGAGATAAGTCTTCTGACGCTTCATCTTGGTTGTATTTGCCAAGTTTAGGCTCAACAATTTTTTCAGTAACAAAGGCGCCCATTGCAGCAATAAAGAAAGTTGAGACAAACATGAAGTACCAGTTAACTTCAGGTCCAACCGTGTAGCTTGGGTCTATCAATTGCGCGGCGGTTTCTGTGATCCCAGATAACAAAGGATCGACCGTACCAATCAGCAAATTAGCCGAATAGCCGCCAGAGACACCAGCAAAAGCGGCGGCAAGGCCAGCTAAAGGATGCCTACCCAAAGAATGAAACAGCATAGCTGCAAGAGGAATAAGGACAACGTAACCAAGCTCAGAAGCCGTATTAGAGATAATGCCAGCAAAGACAACGGTGACAGTGACCATGCGCTTTGAAGCGCCCATCACCATACCGCGCATTACAGCAGAAAGTAGCCCTGAGTGTTCGGCAACGGCAACACCCAATAGGGCAACAAGAACGGTTCCAAGCGGCGCAAAGCCAACAAAGTTTTTCACCAAATTGGTGACGATTAACTCTAGGCCGTCGGCATTAATAAGGCTCACAACATGGATCATGCCGTCTGCCGCTCGTCCCTTTACACCTTCTGGCCTTGGGTCTGCAACCGAAACTTCAAAAAATCCAGCAATGCCTGATGCGACCAACACAGCGGCGCAAAGGATCACAAATAATGTGATGGGGTGAGGCAGTAGGTTGCCTAGGTACTCGACCATGTCTAAAAAGCGCGTGAATATCGGTTTTTTAGGTGAGTTAGGTGTAACTGAAGCAGATGACGTCATCTGATCCCTCCTTGTTAGTTTCTCCTGCGCTTTGTAACAATTTTCCAACAAAGCCTGCGAAGATTACTCAACAAAGAAATCAATTAAAAGTCGTAAATGTAGCAAATCGTTAGTCTGATCATGATATTTCAGGGAATAAAACCCTAAAATTAGTGATACACCCCATACAATCGACAATAATCAATATAATCAGTTACATCACTAATTTTGTTTGCTCAGCGCTGGACGGCTTTAAAACGCGGGTTGGCCTTGCAAATCACATACAGCCGCCCTCTTCGCTTTACGATTTGGCAATCAGGATGGCGATTTTTCGCGCTCTTTAATGATTTCAGTACTTTCATTTACTCGTTTCCTTTAGAAAACTGGCCAAATCGACGCCTAAAGTTCGCCACTCGACCTTCTTGGTGGATCACGCGCTGCTTACCTGTGTAGAAAGGATGAGATTTAGACGACACCTCAACTGTAAAGTAGGGATAGGTTTTGCCATCTTTCCACTCAATAGTGCGATCGGTTTGTAAGGTTGAACCAATCAAAAAGTATTCATCAATACTGGTGTCATGGAACACCACAGTTCGGTATTCTGGATGGATATTGTCTTGCATCGTTAACTCTCAAATAAATGTTATGTTATAACATCATTTATGATAACCATTCTCATTAAGCATTGCTAGCGTTTTTTATGTTAGCTTTACGCCACCCCTGTTTTTAGAGAAAAGCCATGTATTCCTTAGAACCTATCGGTTTTATTGAAAGCCCATATAAAGAGAAGTTTGCCGTTCCTCGCCAGCCGAGACTTGTGACAGAGGCTCGCTCTAGAGTTCGTTTAATCAACGCCGCCAATACTCCAGAAGCAGTAAGAGAGCTGGATCAGTTTTCACACCTTTGGCTGCTATTCTTGTTTGATAAAAACTTAGAGGCTGGCTGGAAACCTACGGTGAGGCCACCAAGGTTGGGGGGCAATCAACGCGTTGGCGTGTTTGCGTCGCGCTCAACATTTAGGCCCAATGGCATAGGTATGTCGGCGGTTGAAATGAAAGGGATAGATCAAGTCGGTGAGCAAGTTTATCTTGATCTTGGCAATGTAGATCTGGTCGATGGCACGCCAATTATCGATATCAAACCTTATATCCCCTACTCTGACTCGATAGAGAGTGCCCATGGTGGCTACGCTGATACAGCGCCCATCACACTCGCGGTAAGCTTTTCACCAGCAGCTACCGAGCAGTTAACCAAGCACCGCGATACTCAACACGTAAAAACTGTTATAGAGCAGGTGCTGGCGCAAGATCCACGGCCAGCGTATAAAAAAGGCAAGCGCGATAGTAAAGAATACGCCGTCAATCTATTCGATTTGAACGTCAAATTTAGCATAAGCGACAACTTAGTCACGGTTACTGCAATTGAGTACTTTTGACAAAGGCGTTTGACTGATATTATAAGCGGCTATTTATTTCCCTGATGGGGATTCTCTCCTCCTGTCCTTCTTGGCTGGAGAAAATAACTTTAATAAACGGATAAAATTAATGCGTACCAGTAATTATCTTCTTTCTACTTTGAAGGAGACTCCAAACGACGCAGAAGTTGTGAGCCACCAGCTCATGCTACGTGCAGGTATGATCCGTAAGCTGGCTTCAGGTTTATACACCTGGCTACCTACTGGTCTTCGTGTACTGCGTAAAGTCGAAAACATCGTTCGTCAAGAGATCGACAATGCAGGCGCAGTCGAAACTTTGATGCCCGTTGTTCAGCCGTTTGAACTTTGGGAAGAGACAGGCCGCAGCGAAAAAATGGGCCCTGAGCTACTTCGCTTTACTGACCGCCATACTCGTCCGTTTGTTCTCAGCCCAACCGCTGAAGAAGTGATCACCAGCCTAGTGCGCAATGAGGTGAGCTCATACAAGCAGTTGCCGCTTAACTTGTACCAAATCCAGACTAAGTTCCGTGATGAACGTCGCCCTCGCTTTGGCGTGATGCGCGCACGTGAATTTTGCATGATGGATGCCTACAGCTTTGATATCGACAAAGAAGGCCTGCAAAAGTCTTACGACGCTATGCATGATGCCTACTGCAAAGCATTCGATCGTATGGGTCTTGAGTATCGCCCTGTGCTTGCCGATTCTGGTGCTATTGGCGGTAGCGGCTCACAAGAATTCCATGTGCTGGCAGAAAGTGGTGAAGATCTTATCGCCTTCTCAACAGAGTCAGACTATGCAGCAAACATAGAAAAAGCCGAAGCTGCTGCTCCTTCTGGTGAGCGCGCACAACCGACTCAAGAGATGACGATGGTTGATACACCAAATGCAAAGACCATTGCCGAGCTTGTAGAGCAACATGGCCTAGCAATCGAGAAAACGGTTAAAACACTGTTTGTCAAAGCATCTGAAGAAGTGGATGCCGATATCATCGCGCTTATCATTCGCGGCGATCACGAGTTAAACGAGGTCAAAGCAGAAAACCTTCCGCAAGTGGCAGCTCCTTTAGAAATGGCCACTGAAGAAGAAATTCGTGCGCTAGTTGGCGCAGGACCTGGCTCTCTCGGCCCTGTCAATCTAAGCCTGCCATTTATCGTTGATCGCACCGTTGCGGTCATGAGTGATTTTGGCGCTGGTGCTAATATTGATGATAAGCACTATTTTGGCATCAACTGGGGCCGTGATGTTGAGCTTGGCCAAGTTGAAGACTTACGTAACGTAATCGAAGGTGATCCTAGCCCATGCGGCAATGGTACCCTAATGCTTAAACGTGGTATCGAAGTGGGTCATATTTTCCAGCTAGGTAACACATATTCTCAAGCAATGAACTGCGGCGTACTTGGTCCTGACGGTAAAAATGTCATCTTAGAAATGGGCTGTTACGGTATTGGTGTATCGCGTGTTGTTGCTTCTGCTATCGAGCAGAACCACGACAAGTATGGCATCATCTGGCCAGACGCTCTTGCGCCTTTCCAAGTGGCTATCGTTCCAATGAACATGCACAAGTCGGAAGAAGTAAGAGAAGCGGCTGAGAAGCTTTATCAAGAGCTCTCTGACATGGGCATCGAAGTCTTATTTGATGACCGCAAAGAGCGCCCTGGTGTGATGTTCTCTGATATGGAGCTTATCGGCATACCTCATACTGTCATAATTGGCGATCGCAGCATGAAAGAAGGTAACTTCGAATATAAGAACCGTCGCACTGGAGACAAGACTCCGGTTGCTATGGCCCAAATCGTCGCTCACCTAAAAGCGCAACTTTCTTAAATCTTAGTAAGTAGTAAGTAAAAGGCTGATGGTAAATACATCAGCCTTTTTAGTTTCTAGCAATGATTCTTATTCTAGAGGCTCAGTCGGCGCTTGGCATTTCACTTTTTTCTCGGCAAAAGGCACATCGATTAATTGATCGGCATTGCCATCGGCCAATTCTCCGCAGTGGAACAAACCAAACTCTCCAGGCTTCATTCGGTGCCATTCTTCATTATCGGTCAGAGGCTGAGTAGCAATCACAGACACCACATCATTTGGCGTCGTTTCTTCCTGAAAGT
Coding sequences within it:
- a CDS encoding metallophosphoesterase family protein — protein: MKTIVQISDCHFNLNKANAEKALVHTLDFINRLKFDYLFITGDICESPTIPQYQIFARLISEHISTPNIYAIAGNHDCIDMIKSAFKDTWIKVAEQVSIERFNFMFIDSSKKPKKAMMLGAGRVASKDIKRIDDANQETVVVIHHPIFENDCDWFNEIGLENQKEVATSVLNNENIQHIICGHGHSFIQTKRQHTTQIMSPSTSYGFDHDSKVFLKNDRVGAVMIQVGETITSQEIRIPSRIERTVKAI
- a CDS encoding pesticin C-terminus-like muramidase; its protein translation is MILKSSLKESKPLNELAAGKFNALKKGSTNTEEIKKVQQALIDCGFELGSFGADGDFGRATEGAVKQFQTHYKPTHTTHKSYQFGDIDGIVGKNTILALDEAVKEGWKFVDDEMDEKWLTVPRGQFTFNNEGDDIESSYYFSRKAHVPNNSGVVVGRSGVTIGRGLDVGNPPTGATGQSPSALNLRELFQKSGLTPALSNWLLSVEGIQKEAALESLNNSGLDNKTLTLTRKQQHLMFNEVYAYMEEKTRILLTKPDVKRAYGDVGWNELPLKVKDVLIDLTYRGDNHGRSRREFIPALVLDKNSNDYENFYNAIKNLDNIPPERMKARLKWLN
- a CDS encoding LysE family translocator; protein product: MEIQVWITYVVTVLVLMSTPGPSQLLMLSNSIGSGFRRSIYTATGDLTANFFQMVIAALGLATVIANSQHFFTIVKWGGVAYLLYLGMKLLLSSPGNSIEQQGQQRSKSSLYWQGFITSAANPKAVVFFAALFPQFINPESGLLMQFVVLSSTYLIMDGVFLCCYGKFAESIAHRLHGNMKHQLDRMSGIFLVLAAVLLGNKEVS
- a CDS encoding AAA family ATPase; protein product: MRLKSVKLTNFRGYQQTTTIPIDETMTGIVGRNDHGKSTILEALAIFFETEGVKADKNDINCFQRAAGEIKFEIACEFEELPESIVLDDNVETTLSEELLLNSDSNLEIVKTFKANTTGKADKTYIRCLHPTQDGFNNLLGLKIADLKKFGQEQGVEDTVSDKRVASMWRQAIRASADDLNVAETLLDVDKGLGTEGKSIWGKIQDQLPTFALFKADRESSDGDSEAKNPLQQAVKDAQAALQIQISDLEKQIEASVLEVAERTLDKLREMAPELANELTPRFKDKPKWTFNFTLDGENGIPINKRGSGVRRLILLNFFRAEAEKAVVGSSRKVIYAIEEPETSQHPNYQIMLMKALLELANQPSRQILVTTHVPALAGLIPIEGMRYVTRDANSIPIVQMPNDDVLKVAAESLGVLPETGMERAKGVVLVEGKSDVTFLRHTTKTLKEAGHVASCLDEAGIVPLQTGGSGNVKHWVTHKLADDLGLPWCVFLDSDIGGDPAQVKSILKRKHEVESQGREFYSTKKREIENYLCPNLIKAETNIEVEYTDTCDAKKIIGNAIRMKPDDVIDRFWPLMSADKIVERSIFNDNGEDKSELVELTEKIISLVK
- a CDS encoding AbgT family transporter; its protein translation is MTSSASVTPNSPKKPIFTRFLDMVEYLGNLLPHPITLFVILCAAVLVASGIAGFFEVSVADPRPEGVKGRAADGMIHVVSLINADGLELIVTNLVKNFVGFAPLGTVLVALLGVAVAEHSGLLSAVMRGMVMGASKRMVTVTVVFAGIISNTASELGYVVLIPLAAMLFHSLGRHPLAGLAAAFAGVSGGYSANLLIGTVDPLLSGITETAAQLIDPSYTVGPEVNWYFMFVSTFFIAAMGAFVTEKIVEPKLGKYNQDEASEDLSHDSLGKLTEVEKKGMKRAGLAVLVVCALLAWTIVPEDGILRSDTGTVAGSPFLKSIVAFIFVFFAVPGLVYGKVVGTMKTDRDVIDAMSKSMSSMGMYIVLVFFAAQFVAFFKWTNFGQVFAVSGANFLQEIGLTGPMLFFAFILMCGFINLMIGSASAQWAVTAPIFVPMLMLVGYAPETIQAAYRIGDSTTNIITPMMSYFALILAVATRYMKNLGIGTLIATMLPYSLCFIVGWSLLFYLWVFVFGLPVGPGAATYYTP
- the ykgO gene encoding type B 50S ribosomal protein L36, which translates into the protein MKVLKSLKSAKNRHPDCQIVKRRGRLYVICKANPRFKAVQR
- a CDS encoding type B 50S ribosomal protein L31, translated to MQDNIHPEYRTVVFHDTSIDEYFLIGSTLQTDRTIEWKDGKTYPYFTVEVSSKSHPFYTGKQRVIHQEGRVANFRRRFGQFSKGNE
- the tsaA gene encoding tRNA (N6-threonylcarbamoyladenosine(37)-N6)-methyltransferase TrmO, whose protein sequence is MYSLEPIGFIESPYKEKFAVPRQPRLVTEARSRVRLINAANTPEAVRELDQFSHLWLLFLFDKNLEAGWKPTVRPPRLGGNQRVGVFASRSTFRPNGIGMSAVEMKGIDQVGEQVYLDLGNVDLVDGTPIIDIKPYIPYSDSIESAHGGYADTAPITLAVSFSPAATEQLTKHRDTQHVKTVIEQVLAQDPRPAYKKGKRDSKEYAVNLFDLNVKFSISDNLVTVTAIEYF
- a CDS encoding proline--tRNA ligase, coding for MRTSNYLLSTLKETPNDAEVVSHQLMLRAGMIRKLASGLYTWLPTGLRVLRKVENIVRQEIDNAGAVETLMPVVQPFELWEETGRSEKMGPELLRFTDRHTRPFVLSPTAEEVITSLVRNEVSSYKQLPLNLYQIQTKFRDERRPRFGVMRAREFCMMDAYSFDIDKEGLQKSYDAMHDAYCKAFDRMGLEYRPVLADSGAIGGSGSQEFHVLAESGEDLIAFSTESDYAANIEKAEAAAPSGERAQPTQEMTMVDTPNAKTIAELVEQHGLAIEKTVKTLFVKASEEVDADIIALIIRGDHELNEVKAENLPQVAAPLEMATEEEIRALVGAGPGSLGPVNLSLPFIVDRTVAVMSDFGAGANIDDKHYFGINWGRDVELGQVEDLRNVIEGDPSPCGNGTLMLKRGIEVGHIFQLGNTYSQAMNCGVLGPDGKNVILEMGCYGIGVSRVVASAIEQNHDKYGIIWPDALAPFQVAIVPMNMHKSEEVREAAEKLYQELSDMGIEVLFDDRKERPGVMFSDMELIGIPHTVIIGDRSMKEGNFEYKNRRTGDKTPVAMAQIVAHLKAQLS